The genomic DNA TACTGCCAGCACTGGACCGACGTGCGGCTGGACAAGGGCAGCGGCGCGCGGGTCCGCGACGGCGAACTCTGGTGCAACAAGCACGCCGCGACCTTCCGGCTCGACGACGGGGTCTGCACCCACGGTCCCTGCGAGGGGGCCGTCCTCGACGAGATCGAGGTGGCCGTCCACGACGGCGGCGTCTACCTGACCGACGACCGCTACGAGTTCGCCTCGGTCGGTCCGGACGGGGACCGGGACCTCTCGACCGGCTCGCCGGGCGGACGGATCGACTTCACGGGCTCCTGAGTCCCCCGGACTGGTCGTCCAGCGACCGCGACCG from Haloglomus litoreum includes the following:
- a CDS encoding Rieske (2Fe-2S) protein, whose translation is MEVSEDQRICDVEDVPDEGTFLFTYRDGFDTAEALLVRFGGAATDGGTADPDDVDGGTDSDADDGDGDSDHAPDAGIACWKNYCQHWTDVRLDKGSGARVRDGELWCNKHAATFRLDDGVCTHGPCEGAVLDEIEVAVHDGGVYLTDDRYEFASVGPDGDRDLSTGSPGGRIDFTGS